The Panicum virgatum strain AP13 chromosome 3N, P.virgatum_v5, whole genome shotgun sequence genome includes the window GGTGGCTTGTTCGTTAGCTAGCCTCTCTATATGCGCAGGGCGAACTGTACGGGCGCAAATTTTTATGTCACGGCCCCAATCATCACAGATCGAGAATCCAATGATGCCTGCCGTCGTCACTCCCTCCGAGAACAATTcctctagctgctgctgctgctgctgtccgtACGGCCCACTGTGCCGTATAGTAACAAAAAGATGTGCGTGTTCGGCCGAACGTTGCGGCTCGATCAGCAGATGAAAGCGGGAAGCAAAAGCACAACCACCCTAACCTTGTTGCACTCCTTATGTAGCTATACCTAGCTTGCGCTTTCAATTATTGGGTGAACAATGGCGGCCAGCCAAGATTTAAAACTCTGTCGAGAGCTGCCGATCGATCCATTTCCATGGGCGGATCGAGCAAGCAATGCAGGAGTGGCGGTCTACCACATTGATTCCAAACAAGACCCGGCATGCGAGAATTGAAAGCAATCACACGCCCGGGGAGCTGGGCTTCAGCGAGCAACAACACACTAGTGCTATagcaagcaaagcaagcaaGCTTGCACGGtggggccatggccggcgcctcCAGGCCGGGGAGAAGTGCAAGCACAGTGCTCCGTCACAGTCACAGTGCCGAGCCCCGAGCTGATCAtgatcagagagagagagagagagagagagagagagagagagaggagggtgaTGACTGATCTGATGAGGGGGCCATGCATGTGTGGAAAAGACAAGGGGAGCGATTCATTAGCCTTCCCTTTTGCTCGCATCGATCAGGCAggccttttttttttcgaacaaaatgtgggggggggggggggggggagatcccCACCAACTCATTCATTCAATGAAAGTTAGCTTACAAAGAAGCATCCCCGGCATTCATTACAGAGGGGTCGATCAGGCAGGCCTAGCCACCGCGGGGCCGGCGCGGCTGCTGCCCCACCGAGCGCGCGCGTCCCGTCGAGCGAGAAAGTgaagggaggggggggggggggggagaaggCTAGctactgttcttcttcctctcttcgaTCTGCCACCCTCTTTCTCCTCTAAAAAGGAAACATGGCTCCGCACCCCAAATGGGGAGAGGGGGAGAATAGGATAGGCCGCCAGTACGGCAAGGGGGAAAAAGCCTGCAGGAACGAGATCGATCGGGGCCGGACCGGGAATGCCACCGGAATTCGGAGGGAGAAGATCAGAAGATTtctttcaaaagaaaagaagatcagaagatgattttttttaaaaaagtcaCAGATCCAAGCATCAAAATTTACAGATCAACGCGTGCATTTCGACGCTCGATCGGATCCGTAAAATTTCCCAAAACTAATCTGGAGGACAAGGAGGAGTTAGTTGCACCGGCCAGCCATGCAGGCGCGCGCATGTCGTcgctggaaaaaaaaacaaaatctaaTCCGGAGAGGCATGCAGCATGCAGATAGCTGAAAACCTGAAACAGCAGTGGGGGAGAGCTGGTGTGCTGGGCTGGTGGCGCATGATTTGGTGATCAGTGGGAGTGAGATCCTCGCAGAGAGAGACAGTGGTGGACGCGCACGTGCGGTCAGCGCGCCATGGGCCTGACTCGGCAGCCGAGCCAACAGTCCAATCCGGCGGGGGACCAGTGCAGTGCGGCGCAGATCTTCTTCCTCCATCGCCCGAGCTCGCGCGCGCTGTTTTATTTAAGACGACCAGCAGCTTCGCCCAGGtacgacgccgccgccagcagGAGGACCGGACGCGCGCCCCACCGTGCGTGAGAACGAACAGCTGATGAGGCCTCTCGGTGTGCATGGCCACCTGGCAAGCTCCGTACGTCCCGCCATGGGGGACTCAACCGACCGCCTTGTCCTAGACACTCACTGAACTCAACTGCCAAGCAATCGAGCTGAGCAAATGTTTGGCGAGATCGAAGTGCATGCGGATGCAGGACGGGATAGATAGATTTTGGGACAGAATTAATTGGTGGCAGTGCGGATTCGGCAGGGCTTGTGCCAGGAGCTTGCAATGGAGGGCACACGCCATTGATGCAAGCTTTAACTTTGCACCTATTTGCACAGTATAAGCGCAACACGGAATTAAGTGAGGAGAGATGCGTGATGGGTGAGTGTACTTTGTACTGCATCTCACTGCATGCATGTTTACAGAGCTAGCTAAGGTGACTGTTTGTGTGCCAGCAGGAAGCCGGGAACTATGGAGAAACAGTCGGTCAAAGAAGATGAGGAGAGATCCTGTGCTCAAACACACATGAACAACATCCAATTAGCCTCAAATCTTGCTCTGATCCCACCATGGGTATGCATGAGACATGAGCGAACACGGAACAGCAAGGCCCATATTATCATTCACCTTCCCACTGGGTCCTGGCTACCACAGTTTTTGCCAAATATCCATGTATTATTAATTATTACTGACCTAGTAGCTGCTGGCTAGTTCGGCATAGTGAGAATGCCTAGCTCAAGAAGGGAGCAGGGAGAAATCCAGCCAAAGGGACAAAACCCAGCAAGCCGGAGAGGCAATTTCTAAAGGGCAAGAAGTAAGGACGCTGAAAACCAAATGGCAGAAGAAAGAAATAGCTCAAATGTTGCAAAGCTCTCGAGGTATAGCTAGCGAGACGTACAGAAGCAAATAAATAGACCATGGTTTGCAAAGTGATTCTACTGTACTCGGGATTTGCTGGCCGGTGCAGCAGCCGTAGTACCGCCACTCCCTCCCGCCTGGCTAGACGTCGGTGCAGCTACCGCCGCCGCGCTTCCACTGGACCCGTCACCgccgctcgcggcggcggcagcctcctcccgtgccgccgcggcggccgatgacgacgccgacgccgcctcccctggagccggcggcgcgggctgctTGCGCTTGCGGTTCTTCTTCTCGTAGGGTATTCCCCGCGCCTTGGCCTGCGAGTCGCGGACCTCGCGGAGGTAGATCCGCACGGCGCGCGCCGCGAAGGGGTTGGACTCGGGCGGGTGGCCGCTCTCCTCgtaggcggcgcggaggcggccgatGAGCGCGTCGAGGGAGCCCCACGCCTGGCGCAGCGGGCACGGGCAGGGCGCCGGCGGGCTGGGCTGGCCGAAGTAGGCGCACCCGGCGGCATGCACCTTGGTCTTGCCGAACTGGTCCAGGTACTTGAGGAACTCGATGACGTGCGCGCCGCTGCACCGCGCCAGCGTCAGCGGCGGGCGGTGGTTCCGCAGGTACTGCAGGAACGTGTTCCAGTCCCGCCGCTTCTGCGACTCGTACCTGctcagctgcggcggcggcggcgcgggcgccggcgcgacctgctgctgcggctgcgcctGGGCCAGCGGCTGCACATGGtgctgcgccgcctgcgcgTCGCCGCCCGGCGCCGAGGACGACGGCCCGGCTGGCCCCGGGGGATCCATGCAGCTCGCTCGCTAGCtcacccggccggccggggccggggccggcgcgCCGGGCGAGCCCGCGCGGATCAGTGGAGACGCGCGGCACCAGGGCTCCGTCCGGGGCGCGGGGTTGGGTCGCGATGGGATGCGGGTGGGAGAGCGACGGGGTGGGGTGGAGTGGAGGAAAGGGAGGTGAACTgaacgctgccgccgcctgctgcgaGCGAAGGGGACGGAGGCGTGCGTGAGGGTGATAGGCGGAGGCGCGTGGAGGGTGGGGGCCGGCGGGCATTCACGTGGTGGCCCCCGCCGCCCCGAACACAATCCCCCTCCTCGGCGTAGGAGAGAGGAGGCGTACGCGTACGTGGGCGGGTTCATGGGATCACGCGCGCGCGtacgggccgggccggccggggGCGCCGCGTATGGGTGAGCAGTGCCTGCTGGGAGctgcggcgtcgccggcggccggggtggtacGGCCATCGGAGCGCGCCAGATGTGGCTAGCGTTCATAATAGGCACCCGGCGTAGTGGCGTACTGTGGCATCAGTGTCATCCAGAGCGCTTGTCGGACGGGAATAGAAGCTATGATGATGAGACTGTACTGTTTCGATCGAGTTTCCTCTAGCTACACATTTCATCTCAaccccttttccttttctacaCAACAAGGACGCAGTTTCCAAGCTTTGCATTTCGTTCCTTTTTTTAGTCTTCGCACTGCTTTACCGTCCAAATGGAATTGAACCCTTTTTTTTCCCAATGAAATGATGCGCTGAGCGATATTTTTTCTTGCAAAAAAAAGTGGGAACAAAGCAGACGTTCTCTTGATGATTTGGAACATTGTAAACCTGACTTGCTTCTCTCTTCGAAAAAAAAGATTGAGGATATTTTTGCTGGTGAAAAAAAAGATTTAGAGTATTGACCGGGTGCTTTGTGTAAGTTTGTATATTCTCCAAGCAAGCAAACAACCATCACTACAGGAAAAAAAACTTTAGTCTGTACAGGCGCTGGTCACGCGCTcctctgttttgtttatttataataaatgtttagctatttattaaccaTATTTAATATactatttgaattgtttttatCGATCTAAGCATTAATAGCTTCTACGTCATTCAGTTTTGTATCTAGGAGCAAAATAACACGCACCAGCACTCTCCCTGACCATGCGTACTCTTTTCTGAAACTGAGTTTCTAGACTTTGGATGTAAGTACTGTCCCTTGAAAAAAATGCTCTTACAAAAAAATGCTCTTACGCAGAATCAGCCTGACTGACTATGATTTGGCCTCTTAATTTGGCTTAATGCACCAGAGAGGTTCAAAATATAAATCATCCGAGACATTGAGCTAATATAATTGCTGTTGATAGGCCCTGTGAGTGTTTCATTGTAAGTGAGATGTATAGTTATCCGACGTAGATTTTTTCCTACTCAATTTCCACTGCCGATCTGATCCTGTGCGGCTTTTAGTTGCCAGACGCGAGTTACACTCTACTTCATGTATAAGTATCATCACCGACATCATCGATGAGAATTCTTGAAACCAATATCGGCAGAATCCGCTCTTAGCATTTTTTTGTTTGTGGCTGTACATATGTTTACAATCTTGATGAATTATTATTTGACTTCTTCAATTGATATTTTAGATTAGATTGACACTTTTTTGCCTTATCATATTGGATACGAACCAATTTTTTCTTACAATATTTGATATGTACAAAATGTTTATTGCCCTAAAACCGAGGATTGCATTTTTTATAAAAGAAATCTATTTCCTCTACATATTTCTTTTGTCCATCGATACAATTTAAATCCATAGATATCGATAGTGTacaatttttctctttcttctccaATTGTTGTTAGTGATTTTGGTCAGTTATTTGCTATGGGCTCTCTATTATTTAACTATTTGCTTTCCCACTTAGAAATCAGCTATCaatttccttatttttaatttttaatttacaTATATAGTAGTAGTAGTTAGTATGGACTCTTGCTGTTATTCTAGACTGTTATTTGCTATGGGTTCTCTATTATTAAACTATTTGCTTTCCCACGTAGAAATCAGCTAtcaattttcttatttttaattttttatttatatatatagtagtaGTAGTTGGTATGGACTCTTGGTGTTAttttagaccgttagatcttcataaaatccgacggtgcaaatttttctcttttttagattaatgtgagaatttgtagactctctcggcgaacgtggcaGTACATATGTTTACAATCTTGATGAATTATTATTTGTCTTCTTCAATTGATATTTTAGATTAGATTGACAATTTTTTTTGCCTTATCATATTGGATACGAACCAATTTTTTCTTACAATATTTGATATGTACAAAATGTTTATTGCCTTAAAACCGAGGACTGCATTTTTTATAAAAGAAATCTATTTCCTCTGCATATTTCTTTTGTCCATCGATACAATTTAAATCCATAGATATCGATAGTGTACaaattttctctttcttctctgaTTGTTGTTAGTGATTTAGGTCAGTTATTTGCTATGTTAGTGATTTAGGTCAGTTATTTGCTATGGGCTCTCTATTATTTAACTATTTGCTTTCCCACGTAGAAATCAGCTAtcaatttctttatttttaatttttaatttacaTATATAGTAGTAGTAGTTAGTATGGACTCTTGATGTTATTCTAGACTGTTATTTGCTATGGGCTCTCTATTATTTAACTATTTACTTTCCAACGTAG containing:
- the LOC120665181 gene encoding protein G1-like7 is translated as MDPPGPAGPSSSAPGGDAQAAQHHVQPLAQAQPQQQVAPAPAPPPPQLSRYESQKRRDWNTFLQYLRNHRPPLTLARCSGAHVIEFLKYLDQFGKTKVHAAGCAYFGQPSPPAPCPCPLRQAWGSLDALIGRLRAAYEESGHPPESNPFAARAVRIYLREVRDSQAKARGIPYEKKNRKRKQPAPPAPGEAASASSSAAAAAREEAAAAASGGDGSSGSAAAVAAPTSSQAGGSGGTTAAAPASKSRASNMGSAVRRHYFH